A window from Lytechinus pictus isolate F3 Inbred chromosome 9, Lp3.0, whole genome shotgun sequence encodes these proteins:
- the LOC129283881 gene encoding uncharacterized protein LOC129283881, whose amino-acid sequence MNERAWQRLESLYLRTAATWYSSLQRSGSTPIPDSGIENRVDSITRRWLPSLVDGGDYEFCSRPRLFLTLLSTKSATSKYCKDELALAYVSSKPIFPCMIQNHKEVTEVMDFGMRLQLAPIRWFDFSDEDDFQGAFDKLAVSIKQKLTEITDELNQTEKGGTKKKPRQLIRKETRTRLNVHQILPPPEAKIEDFWDVHFKDKESIAVEEFVTAFKKDCTEELSKIGVTLEWIIPVLKEELDEEREDVITKESYEYFCTIDEERIDFWERVKEQALERYTMLEVFSMDSTVRIDAIQNLAKFHTRSVMEAMMDLCADKDDNVRAVATLSLARVTDNKNLRVIRRLLRLLKDRDRLVRQSCCLALGHMRAKQAVPSLVNLWRNDAISNVREAAHIALEKIGGDEAQEAIHITKVLSEEIKALAQQK is encoded by the exons ATGAATGAGAGAGCATGGCAAAGACTCGAGTCCCTTTATCTCAGAACCGCCGCCACTTGGTACTCGAGTCTCCAGAGATCAGGGTCGACTCCGATCCCCGACTCTGGCATTGAGAATCGGGTAGACTCGATTACCCGGCGCTGGCTCCCAAGCCTAGTTgacgggggcgattatgagttttgcagtcgccctcgt CTCTTCCTCACACTCCTAAGCACCAAGTCTGCTACGTCTAAGTACTGCAAGGATGAATTGGCCTTGGCCTATGTTTCCAGTAAACCCATATTCCCTTGCATGATTCAGAATCATAAGGAAGTCACAGAAGTCATGGACTTTGGCAT GCGACTGCAGCTGGCTCCCATCAGGTGGTTTGATTTCTCCGATGAAGATGATTTTCAGGGTGCCTTTGACAAGCTAGCCGTCAGCATCAAACAGAAGCTTACAGAGATAACCGATGAACTCA accAAACTGAGAAAGGTGGTACAAAGAAGAAGCCAAGACAGCTGATAAGAAAGGAGACGCGGACTCGACTGAACGTCCATCAGATCTTGCCTCCTCCGGAAGCCAAAATAGAAGACTTTTGGGATGTCCATTTCAAAGACAAAGAATCAATAGCAGTTGAAGA GTTTGTAACGGCCTTCAAGAAAGACTGTACAGAAGAACTGTCCAAGATTGGGGTGACCTTGGAATGGATAATACCTGTACTCAAGGAGGAATTGGATGAAGAAAGAGAAGATGTCATTACGAAAGAGAGTTATGAGT ATTTCTGTACTATAGATGAGGAGCGCATTGACTTCTGGGAGCGGGTAAAAGAACAAGCGTTGGAACGCTACACTATGCTTGAAGTTTTCAGTATGGACTCGACGGTCCGGATTGATGCCATTCAAAATCTCG CTAAATTCCACACAAGGTCTGTAATGGAGGCCATGATGGATCTGTGCGCTGACAAGGACGACAACGTCCGGGCCGTGGCGACGCTCTCCCTGGCCCGTGTCACCGATAACAAGAACCTCCGCGTGATCCGCCGTCTTCTCCGTCTGCTGAAAGACCGGGATCGTCTCGTGAGGCAGAGCTGCTGTCTAGCTCTGGGTCATATGAGGGCAAAGCAAGCTGTCCCAAGCCTGGTCAATCTATG GAGGAACGATGCTATATCAAATGTTCGTGAGGCGGCTCACATCGCTCTGGAGAAGATCGGAGGTGACGAGGCCCAAGAAGCTATACACATCACCAAGGTTCTCAGCGAGGAGATCAAAGCCCTAGCTCAACAGAAATAA